The genomic segment gcgcattgCAAGCCATGCAAGGCAAGGGAGTTCTTCAGAGGTGAACTTTCGAGTCTTTTGAAGGCAGGAATATTGAATCCTACTGGCGTAGTGGCGCTCTTTCAAATCTTGTCGTAGCTAGGTCTTTTATGATAGTTGCTTTGCGAGTGCTTCTCCAGTGCCATACGCACTGCCGATCGTTGTGTCATAGTTGCCTCGTTTATGTGGAGCAAGACGATTCCTGTTTGGCTGTGCACCCCAATCTATGCTTGTTAAATGGCACAGCTGCAAATAGGAAAACAAGAAGCATGACAGTGAGCAGGGTTGTTTACAGCTGAAACCTGCTCGACATCTCGCCTTCTGGAGCGATTCTAGTCTAGCTGAGCCGCCAAAGTGAGAAAAAAGTCAAGCAAAGGTGCAACAGATCCCCGAAGCAAACCACAAAAGACTCACAAAAAATTCGTGCGTCTGGTGCAGCCCATGAGTTTGCCCCTTCCCTCCGTAGATTGCAGAACTGCAGCCCATTGATTCGCTTTGCGCTTCTCCAGTTTCTCACCTCGACCTTTCTCCTTCACCATTTACCTTGTGCGCATGTAAATATGTCGAACGATTCGCTAACACTGCGGCGGGGACGTCAACACACGAATACTCTCTCATGTTGCTTCTTCACCCTCTTTCCTCAAACAGGAGTTGGTGCAACAAGAAAATAAACAAAGAGGCCAAGAAAGCAGCACCCCACCAACATCAGTGCACAACAGCACTTTAGACACGTTGCCCTCTGAGCAACAGTATCCAAGGATGCCCGCAGGGTTTAATGACGTGTGCTTGGCGTTTTTCCGGAAGTACTTTGACGCATTTGACCGAGACAAGATTGGACGTGTGCGAAATGACGACTTTGCCACGTTGATCCGTGcctgcggtgctgccccTTTAGAGACCAGCATCGAGGATCTTAGAGCCATCGCAGACCCGAGCCGCCGTGGTAGCTTCAGCTTTGACGACTTCTGCGTGGCTCTGAAGAAGGCGTTTGCCGAATCGATATCTCTGCAAGAAGTGCGCGATGCGTTTCAGAGATTTGACCCGGACAAGCGCGGCTTTATCAGCCCGCATGAGCTCCGCTACTTTCTCACCACTATGGGCGACGTCCTCAGCGCCGAAGAGATGAACGAATTTGCGGAAGAGATGCGCACCGAGATGGACATTGAGGGCAACCTGGTCATGGCTGATTGCATCGACAAAATGACGCCGGAGATGTTCCGCTAGTTTTGTTTTTAGTGATCACAAGGAGGACACCGCCACACCTCACACAGTCGTACTGCTGctaccctctcccctccctgcaCATCCATGCAAAGCGAGGATGCGAGCAGGGCGCGattttttttgccttttttttatGTGTGTGCTCCGTTTTAGCGATGTAGAAGACAATTCCGCTCTCCAGAAAGCGTAGAGCATTCCCTCCCTGTATACATGTATGCGAGGGAAATATCAACATTATTAGGTGCCCATGAGTAGAAGGAGCTCCTTTCCTCGATGTCGTCTCTCCGGGCTTAGCCATCGCAGATGGGACTGGCGTTGCGTTAAGGGGGCACCCGTGCTGTGCACGCCAGAAGCGCGGAGGTGTCCACCTATTTGGTCAACCTGCTACTCCTCCTTTATTGTACAAATTCACACATGAGGCGCGTTCTTGAGGATGAGAGTGTGCTTAGTGGACGACGTTCGCGGCAGCACGGACGTCAACCGTTCAAGTGGGAGGATGTCCTTCCTTCCGAGGCCACGAACGCATCTTTCGTATGCTTGGTATTGAATCATGTGTCTTTCGGTCTCACGGCGTTATGCCTTTACGCAAACTCTACTCATTCAAGCGATCGCTTTCTTCGTGCTCGCGCGCTTCTCCGTTCCCTCTGTCTTTGCCTCGTTGCTCTGGCACCTTTGGCACATGTCAGTGATTtgtttctctgttctccttTCGAGGCCACCCGTCGGTATTGGTTTCACGGTGAAACCGGTATCGTGGCAGCTACGGAAACAAGGAAACACAACTGCGTTAACAGTTCTTCTGCTCCCTGTCGTTCCCTCCTGCTCGTAGATCCACGAGTTACACGAGAcacactgcgctgctgtctcaGAACACGCAGCGGCCCGGCAATAGTGCAAAGAGCGAAATTAGCATATCTACTCTGAGACGTTGATCTCGTCCATCATAGTAGCGTCAACATGAGTGTCGACCCCGTCATTCTCGAGGACACCTTTACGGTAAACGGTGTGAACACCGAAGGCACAGTGTATCTTCGAGTGTCGCGTATTCGCTGTGTTAATCAGGATGGCTCTCTCACAATAACGTCGGACATCAACTCCGAGGAGTTCCCTGTTGCCACAAACGATCGTCTGACGATTGTGCTGGCCAACTCTCTTGAACTGGGGGGCAAGACGGGCAGCAAGTACTACGACCACAGTGTTTATCACCGCGAGACGCGACTGAACGACTGTGACTACGCCATGCACGGCCGCGTCTACGGGCATGAGGTGGTTGAGAACGGCTTAGAGGTGAATGTGCACATTAGCTGCGGTGGGTTACTAGTGAATATTATCGGCAAGCCGCAGGGGCTGCGAGATGTGCACTACAACAGCGACGTGTACATCCTGATTAAGCGCGTCAAGAACTGAGAGGCCAACAGGGAAACGCAACAACAG from the Leishmania panamensis strain MHOM/PA/94/PSC-1 chromosome 28 sequence genome contains:
- a CDS encoding RNA polymerase B subunit RPB8, putative (TriTrypDB/GeneDB-style sysID: LpmP.28.0840); amino-acid sequence: MSVDPVILEDTFTVNGVNTEGTVYLRVSRIRCVNQDGSLTITSDINSEEFPVATNDRLTIVLANSLELGGKTGSKYYDHSVYHRETRLNDCDYAMHGRVYGHEVVENGLEVNVHISCGGLLVNIIGKPQGLRDVHYNSDVYILIKRVKN
- a CDS encoding calmodulin-like protein (TriTrypDB/GeneDB-style sysID: LpmP.28.0830); translation: MPAGFNDVCLAFFRKYFDAFDRDKIGRVRNDDFATLIRACGAAPLETSIEDLRAIADPSRRGSFSFDDFCVALKKAFAESISLQEVRDAFQRFDPDKRGFISPHELRYFLTTMGDVLSAEEMNEFAEEMRTEMDIEGNLVMADCIDKMTPEMFR